The following proteins are encoded in a genomic region of Halococcus salifodinae DSM 8989:
- a CDS encoding DUF309 domain-containing protein → MDAHLQAGIAIYNAGRFHAAHDAWEDRWLALDAGEDERFLHGLIQFTAAVHHATEHNWTGACGLAESAREYLADLPEDYRGVNVDEVREYLAVLGTDPESIERAPPLSLTHEGRQLVLDDLDFEASAVAAEVLAEEGDSDHATVECAVEYAREDVAAGNETSPFVTLVMDFVRDPNNRGIVLQRLTEHTERRAARDRDVDGLFEER, encoded by the coding sequence CGACGCGTGGGAAGACCGCTGGCTCGCTCTCGATGCGGGCGAGGACGAACGCTTTCTGCATGGATTGATCCAGTTCACTGCGGCAGTCCATCACGCGACTGAGCACAACTGGACGGGCGCGTGTGGCCTCGCCGAAAGCGCCCGCGAGTATCTCGCCGACCTCCCCGAAGACTACCGCGGCGTGAACGTCGACGAGGTCCGAGAGTATCTCGCCGTTCTCGGCACTGATCCCGAATCGATCGAACGCGCACCGCCGCTCTCGCTGACCCACGAGGGCCGCCAACTCGTCCTCGATGACCTCGACTTCGAAGCGAGTGCAGTCGCTGCGGAGGTCCTCGCCGAAGAGGGCGACTCCGACCACGCGACCGTCGAGTGCGCCGTCGAATACGCCCGCGAGGATGTCGCTGCCGGCAACGAGACCAGTCCGTTCGTGACGCTCGTGATGGACTTCGTCCGTGATCCCAACAACCGAGGAATCGTCCTCCAGCGCCTCACTGAACACACTGAACGCCGAGCCGCCCGCGACCGCGACGTTGATGGGCTGTTCGAGGAGCGGTAA
- the azf gene encoding NAD-dependent glucose-6-phosphate dehydrogenase Azf: protein MAERPRDSRVLLTGASGRVGEAILRRLGEEYDWRLLDREPPTGEPDHEYVVADVTDEEAVREAVDGMDAVIHLAGDPRPEAPWDSVLANNIDGTQTVVAAAADAGVGKFVFASSNHAVGAYETDERTPELYRTSDEFRLDGTELPRPSNLYGVGKVAGETLCRYYHDETGMNTVCVRVGNLTEDHPPIDYERGQAMWLSYRDCAHLFERCLEADYDYEIVYGISDNDRKYYSIERAREVLGYDPQDNSARY from the coding sequence ATGGCGGAGAGGCCACGGGATTCGAGAGTGTTACTTACCGGCGCGTCGGGGCGCGTCGGCGAGGCGATCCTGCGCCGGCTCGGTGAGGAGTACGACTGGCGGCTGCTCGACCGCGAGCCACCGACGGGCGAGCCCGACCACGAGTACGTCGTCGCGGACGTCACCGACGAGGAGGCCGTTCGCGAGGCAGTCGACGGGATGGATGCAGTCATCCATCTCGCCGGCGATCCGCGGCCGGAAGCGCCGTGGGACAGCGTGCTCGCGAACAACATCGACGGGACCCAGACCGTTGTCGCGGCGGCCGCCGACGCCGGCGTCGGGAAGTTCGTCTTCGCGTCCTCGAACCACGCAGTCGGCGCGTACGAGACCGACGAGCGCACACCAGAGCTGTATCGTACGAGCGACGAGTTCCGACTCGACGGCACCGAGCTACCGCGACCGAGCAATCTCTACGGCGTCGGCAAGGTCGCCGGCGAGACGCTGTGTCGGTACTACCACGACGAAACGGGGATGAACACGGTCTGTGTCCGCGTCGGGAACCTGACCGAGGATCACCCGCCGATCGATTACGAGCGCGGGCAAGCGATGTGGCTCTCCTATCGGGACTGTGCCCACCTCTTCGAGCGGTGTCTCGAAGCCGACTACGACTACGAGATCGTCTACGGCATCTCCGACAACGACCGGAAGTACTACTCGATCGAGCGCGCCCGCGAAGTGCTCGGCTACGATCCCCAGGACAACTCGGCAAGATACTGA
- a CDS encoding translation initiation factor IF-2 subunit beta: protein MDYEASLDRAMDSVPDLDTGDSRLDVPDAEAQKDGAFTRLVNLGRVADALSREPEHLHRVIQRELGTNGQFGDDRARYNGSFSSDDFGTAIDGYIEEFVTCSECGLPDTRLEMEGRTRMLRCEACGAFRPVAKNTGSQQSSQQPDVEEGRTYEVKITGTGRKGDGVAEKGKYTIFVPGAQEGDVVDAYIENISGTLAFARLA, encoded by the coding sequence ATGGATTACGAAGCCAGTCTCGACCGAGCGATGGACTCGGTCCCCGATCTCGACACCGGTGATTCGCGGCTCGACGTGCCCGACGCGGAGGCCCAGAAGGACGGCGCATTCACGCGGCTCGTGAATCTGGGACGGGTCGCCGACGCGCTCTCGCGCGAGCCCGAACACCTCCACCGGGTGATCCAGCGCGAACTCGGGACGAACGGCCAGTTCGGCGACGATCGCGCGCGGTACAACGGATCGTTCTCCAGCGACGATTTCGGCACGGCCATCGACGGCTACATCGAGGAGTTCGTGACCTGTTCGGAGTGTGGCCTCCCGGACACACGCCTCGAAATGGAAGGACGGACCCGAATGCTCCGGTGTGAGGCGTGTGGGGCCTTCCGCCCGGTCGCGAAGAACACGGGCTCCCAGCAGTCCAGCCAGCAGCCCGACGTCGAGGAGGGCCGAACCTACGAGGTCAAGATAACGGGTACGGGCCGGAAAGGCGATGGCGTCGCCGAAAAGGGCAAGTACACCATCTTCGTGCCCGGCGCACAGGAGGGCGACGTGGTCGACGCCTACATCGAGAACATCAGCGGGACGCTCGCGTTCGCCCGGCTGGCGTAG
- a CDS encoding dihydroneopterin aldolase family protein: MTANSEASSPPPTDAQTACFEAGIKFGTLYHQFAGTPVSPESAASLERAIEDAIENQPYCESVSVTILVDELDAAIDHGYTELTGRFMEVELVVEYEGNEITARMAMEEGYPRMRVTSVEALD, from the coding sequence ATGACCGCCAACTCCGAAGCAAGTTCGCCCCCACCGACCGACGCCCAGACCGCCTGCTTCGAGGCGGGGATCAAGTTCGGCACGCTGTATCACCAGTTCGCCGGCACGCCGGTCAGTCCCGAAAGCGCGGCCAGTCTGGAGCGCGCGATCGAGGACGCGATCGAAAACCAGCCGTACTGCGAATCGGTCTCGGTCACGATCCTCGTCGACGAACTCGACGCCGCCATCGATCACGGCTACACCGAACTCACGGGCCGGTTCATGGAAGTCGAACTCGTCGTGGAGTACGAAGGAAACGAGATCACCGCACGAATGGCGATGGAGGAAGGGTATCCCCGGATGCGGGTCACATCGGTCGAGGCGCTGGACTGA
- a CDS encoding MazG nucleotide pyrophosphohydrolase domain-containing protein translates to MDEQQRVAAFVEEYDLQGEPAFRVLDLAAEVGEIAADATKSTDWGTKPNDLDVETDEIGDALFSLLAVAESLDIDAGDALDESLAKYEERLDETGSASSDG, encoded by the coding sequence ATGGACGAACAACAGCGCGTCGCGGCGTTCGTCGAGGAGTACGATCTGCAGGGCGAGCCGGCGTTTCGGGTTCTCGATCTGGCTGCCGAGGTCGGCGAGATCGCGGCCGACGCGACAAAATCGACCGACTGGGGAACGAAACCGAACGATCTCGACGTCGAGACCGACGAGATCGGCGACGCCCTGTTCTCGTTGCTCGCCGTGGCGGAATCGCTCGACATCGATGCTGGAGACGCTCTCGACGAATCGCTCGCGAAGTACGAGGAGCGTCTCGACGAAACGGGAAGTGCCTCGTCCGACGGCTGA
- a CDS encoding DUF5790 family protein: MSQSTFEDDDLFDEAAADVRSDVEADLAAARDALPASDAIWMVEADNTLGVLNALGQALDTGDAAERLRDAKKWYAMGERADAFDDADDLADQIEELEAVLEDVETAHDHANELSSTVPELRGALDDASEAADADDADGTDDADGAGESGDADDADATDASSETDETGEAAE, encoded by the coding sequence ATGAGCCAGTCGACGTTCGAGGACGACGATCTGTTCGACGAGGCTGCAGCGGACGTCCGGAGCGATGTCGAGGCCGACCTCGCGGCGGCGCGCGACGCGCTCCCCGCGTCCGACGCGATCTGGATGGTCGAGGCCGACAACACCCTCGGGGTGCTCAACGCGCTCGGCCAGGCGCTCGACACCGGCGACGCCGCCGAACGCCTCCGCGACGCAAAGAAGTGGTACGCGATGGGCGAGCGCGCCGACGCGTTCGACGACGCCGACGACCTCGCCGACCAGATCGAGGAACTCGAAGCCGTACTGGAGGACGTCGAGACCGCCCACGACCACGCGAACGAGCTTTCGAGTACGGTCCCCGAACTTCGGGGGGCGCTCGACGACGCCAGCGAGGCTGCGGATGCGGACGACGCAGACGGCACGGACGACGCAGACGGCGCAGGTGAGAGCGGCGATGCGGACGACGCCGACGCGACTGACGCCTCCAGCGAGACGGATGAAACTGGAGAGGCCGCCGAGTAG
- a CDS encoding creatininase family protein encodes MDLTEATWTDADAAETDLALLPVGSTEQHGPHAPLGTDRLTARAVAAAGAERYEETRDTEVVVAPTIPVGIAEEHRQFAGTLWVTPDTLREYVRETVASLASHGWDRVVLVNGHGGNVGALREVCGTITRHDAAYAVLFTWFEAAAILSEMGHGGPIETALLRAIHPDLVREDRIKEAQDGASETWGEWVSGTNLAFDAAEFTDSGAVGDPGEESAERGEELLEDATTALVTLLEAIEERDVSRPARK; translated from the coding sequence ATGGATCTCACCGAGGCGACGTGGACCGACGCCGACGCCGCCGAGACCGACCTCGCGCTCCTCCCCGTCGGCAGCACCGAACAGCACGGTCCCCACGCCCCGCTCGGCACCGACCGCCTCACCGCGCGTGCGGTCGCGGCGGCGGGCGCGGAGCGCTACGAGGAAACCCGCGACACCGAAGTGGTCGTCGCACCCACCATTCCAGTGGGGATCGCCGAGGAGCACCGTCAGTTCGCCGGGACGCTCTGGGTCACACCCGATACCCTCCGGGAGTACGTCCGCGAGACCGTCGCGAGCCTCGCCTCGCACGGCTGGGATCGGGTCGTGCTCGTCAACGGCCACGGCGGCAACGTCGGTGCTCTCAGAGAGGTCTGTGGGACGATCACTCGCCACGACGCGGCCTACGCCGTCCTGTTCACGTGGTTCGAGGCCGCTGCGATCCTGTCCGAGATGGGCCACGGGGGACCGATCGAGACCGCGCTCCTGCGGGCCATCCACCCTGACCTCGTCCGCGAGGATCGCATCAAGGAGGCACAGGACGGAGCGAGCGAGACGTGGGGCGAGTGGGTCTCGGGGACGAACCTCGCGTTCGATGCGGCAGAGTTCACCGACAGCGGCGCGGTCGGCGACCCCGGAGAGGAAAGCGCGGAACGTGGCGAGGAACTGCTAGAGGACGCAACGACGGCACTCGTGACACTGCTGGAAGCCATCGAGGAACGGGACGTGAGCCGACCGGCGAGGAAGTGA
- a CDS encoding DUF5789 family protein has translation MTDEDDAREHGIEFGDVEDELESMNYPVDNETVIERHGDAEIGLPDGSTSLEEILEPLQDEDQTYQNTDEVTTMVKNMVDADAVGREGYSDRGPSTEPDRNGDDAESL, from the coding sequence ATGACCGACGAAGACGACGCCAGAGAGCACGGTATCGAGTTCGGCGACGTCGAGGACGAGCTCGAATCCATGAACTACCCTGTCGACAACGAAACGGTGATCGAACGCCACGGTGACGCGGAGATCGGTCTGCCCGATGGGAGCACCTCCCTCGAAGAAATCCTCGAACCCCTCCAGGACGAAGACCAGACCTATCAGAACACCGACGAAGTCACGACGATGGTCAAGAACATGGTCGACGCCGACGCCGTCGGTCGTGAGGGCTACTCCGATCGAGGCCCTTCGACGGAACCCGATCGCAACGGCGACGACGCGGAGTCGCTCTAA
- a CDS encoding ABC transporter ATP-binding protein, giving the protein MGISTEDDDPFEDQREGTENAMRRLFAVYGRENTFSFAVGTLTSLVARILDLLPPLLLGIAIDSVFYQQKPFGLAFVPQGWLPTTRTGQFWLLGGLIAFAFFGGAGFHYGRNWGWNAFSQNIQHQVRTDTYDKMQRLNMDFFADKQTGEMMSVLSNDVNRLEQFLNGGMNSVFRLAAMVVGISVIMFVTNWQLAIIALLPVPLIAGFTYYFVKKIQPKYAEVRSTVGEMNSRLENNLGGIQVIKSTNTEGYESDRVDDVSQSYYDAQWGAIDLRIKFFPTLRVIAGIGFVATFVVGGFWVLNGPFGPFTGSLSPGLFVAFILYTQRFIWPMAQFGQIINMYQRARASAERIFGLMDEPSRLDQDPDAGNLTVSEGHVEYDDVSFGYESERGETGSTVENISFDVSGGDTVALVGPTGAGKSTVLKLLLRMYDVDEGEIRIDGQDIDSVTLSSLRKSIGYVSQNSYLFYGTVKENIAYGSFDATDEEIVEAAKAAEAHEFIQNLPDGYDTMAGERGVKLSGGQRQRITIARAILKDPEILVLDEATSDVDTETEMLIQRSLDRLTADRTTFAIAHRLSSIKDADQIVVLEDGQVHERGSHDALIDEDGLYANLWAVQAGEIDELPQEFIERATQRQAQTEAEAGDD; this is encoded by the coding sequence ATGGGTATTTCTACTGAGGACGACGATCCTTTCGAAGATCAACGGGAGGGAACGGAGAACGCGATGCGGCGGTTGTTTGCGGTCTACGGCCGCGAAAATACGTTTTCGTTTGCAGTCGGGACACTGACGAGTCTCGTCGCTCGGATTCTTGACCTGCTGCCACCGCTGTTGCTCGGGATCGCCATCGATTCGGTGTTTTATCAGCAAAAACCGTTCGGGCTGGCGTTCGTCCCACAGGGGTGGCTGCCCACGACCCGAACCGGCCAGTTCTGGCTGCTCGGTGGACTGATCGCGTTTGCCTTCTTCGGCGGCGCGGGCTTTCACTACGGCCGGAACTGGGGATGGAACGCCTTCTCCCAGAACATCCAGCACCAGGTCCGGACGGACACGTACGACAAGATGCAGCGCCTGAACATGGACTTCTTCGCCGACAAGCAGACCGGCGAGATGATGTCGGTGCTCTCGAACGACGTCAACAGGTTAGAGCAGTTCCTGAACGGTGGGATGAACTCGGTGTTCCGGCTCGCAGCGATGGTGGTTGGCATCTCGGTGATCATGTTCGTCACCAACTGGCAACTCGCCATCATCGCGCTGTTGCCGGTTCCGCTGATCGCCGGGTTCACCTACTACTTCGTCAAGAAGATCCAGCCCAAATACGCCGAGGTCCGCTCGACCGTCGGGGAGATGAACTCTCGTCTGGAGAACAACCTCGGCGGGATCCAGGTCATCAAATCGACGAACACCGAGGGCTACGAGTCAGACCGCGTCGATGACGTCTCACAGAGCTACTACGACGCCCAGTGGGGTGCGATCGATCTCCGGATCAAGTTCTTCCCCACGCTCCGAGTCATCGCGGGCATCGGCTTCGTCGCCACGTTCGTCGTCGGCGGGTTCTGGGTCCTCAACGGTCCGTTCGGCCCGTTCACCGGCAGCCTCTCGCCGGGCCTGTTCGTCGCGTTCATCCTCTACACCCAACGGTTCATCTGGCCGATGGCGCAGTTCGGACAGATCATCAACATGTACCAGCGCGCCCGCGCCTCCGCAGAGCGCATCTTCGGGTTGATGGACGAGCCGAGCCGGCTGGACCAAGACCCCGACGCCGGGAATCTCACTGTCTCCGAGGGGCACGTCGAGTACGACGACGTGAGCTTCGGCTACGAGAGCGAGCGTGGCGAGACCGGCTCCACGGTGGAGAACATCTCCTTCGACGTGTCGGGCGGCGACACTGTGGCGCTCGTCGGCCCCACGGGTGCCGGCAAGTCCACCGTCCTGAAGCTCCTGCTCAGGATGTACGACGTCGACGAGGGCGAGATCCGGATCGACGGCCAGGACATCGACAGCGTGACGCTGTCGAGCCTTCGGAAGTCGATCGGCTACGTCAGCCAGAACTCCTACCTGTTCTACGGCACGGTGAAGGAGAACATCGCGTACGGCTCCTTCGACGCGACCGACGAGGAGATCGTCGAGGCCGCGAAGGCCGCCGAGGCCCACGAGTTCATCCAGAACCTTCCGGACGGGTACGACACGATGGCCGGCGAACGCGGCGTGAAGCTCTCGGGCGGCCAACGCCAGCGCATCACCATCGCGCGTGCGATCCTCAAGGATCCCGAGATCCTGGTGCTCGACGAGGCGACGAGCGACGTCGACACCGAAACCGAGATGCTGATCCAGCGCAGTCTCGATCGGCTGACCGCCGACCGCACCACGTTCGCGATCGCCCACCGGCTGTCGAGTATCAAGGACGCCGATCAGATCGTGGTTCTCGAGGACGGCCAGGTGCACGAGCGGGGCAGCCACGACGCCCTCATCGACGAAGACGGGCTGTACGCGAATCTCTGGGCGGTCCAGGCCGGCGAGATCGACGAGCTGCCACAGGAGTTCATCGAGCGCGCGACCCAGCGTCAGGCACAGACCGAGGCCGAAGCCGGCGACGACTGA
- a CDS encoding DUF192 domain-containing protein: protein MALQRALNVVGVIAVLALVLTAAVAAGVVPPPGAFMGAPDNGDYERTEVTITNNCSQVLGTVDVRIADTYQQKYTGLSNTTSLANGSGMLFTYEEPAEHTYVMREMDFPLDIVFIGADGRINAIESAPAPGPNENGENIQRTGQAQYILEVPRGWMASHGIHVGHRVDIDRSDRR, encoded by the coding sequence ATGGCGCTCCAGCGCGCTCTCAACGTCGTCGGCGTGATCGCGGTGCTCGCGCTGGTGCTCACCGCGGCAGTCGCGGCCGGAGTCGTCCCGCCGCCGGGGGCGTTCATGGGTGCGCCCGACAACGGCGATTACGAGCGCACGGAGGTGACGATCACCAACAACTGTAGTCAGGTTCTCGGCACCGTCGACGTCCGGATCGCCGACACCTACCAGCAGAAGTACACCGGACTGTCGAACACCACGTCGCTCGCGAACGGCTCCGGCATGCTGTTCACCTACGAGGAGCCGGCCGAACACACCTACGTGATGCGGGAGATGGATTTCCCGCTCGACATCGTCTTCATCGGGGCCGACGGCCGGATCAACGCGATCGAGAGCGCGCCCGCACCGGGGCCGAACGAGAACGGCGAGAACATCCAGCGTACCGGCCAGGCACAGTACATCCTCGAAGTGCCGCGCGGGTGGATGGCCAGCCACGGAATCCACGTCGGTCATCGGGTCGACATCGACCGATCGGATCGACGATAG
- a CDS encoding GNAT family N-acetyltransferase yields MSVDVTKRVVEAGSDEHVDAAWELKERIRREDAVLKQRHGFFANAYRRATVHLLFAGVHGSEHDSEADDLIGFAAVRRDGYVLFLAVDPAHRGEGFGRKLMATVADEHDSVTCHARATNEVAIDFYEHIGFEIKRHIENYYEDGGAAYYLKLGGGGLTDRLSEFMRR; encoded by the coding sequence GTGAGCGTCGATGTCACGAAACGTGTCGTTGAGGCGGGCAGCGACGAGCACGTCGACGCCGCGTGGGAGCTGAAAGAGCGCATTCGTCGCGAGGACGCCGTACTCAAACAACGCCACGGCTTTTTCGCCAACGCCTATCGTCGCGCGACCGTCCATCTCCTGTTCGCGGGCGTCCACGGCAGCGAACACGACTCGGAGGCGGACGATCTCATCGGGTTTGCTGCCGTTCGCCGCGACGGTTACGTGCTCTTTCTCGCGGTCGATCCCGCCCACCGCGGCGAAGGGTTCGGTCGCAAACTCATGGCGACCGTCGCCGACGAACACGACTCCGTGACCTGTCACGCCCGCGCGACCAACGAGGTCGCCATCGATTTCTACGAACACATCGGCTTCGAGATCAAACGCCATATCGAAAACTACTACGAGGACGGCGGTGCGGCGTACTACCTCAAACTCGGCGGTGGCGGCCTCACCGATCGGCTTTCGGAGTTCATGCGGCGCTGA
- a CDS encoding DUF502 domain-containing protein, with product MSDVDAAATTAPGTNAGVRETLREWVITGAALTIPFLITVMVLAFVLNFVSDLLTPIVGVARYFGLVSPMVVMARSLGLGPEFGSVLIELGTVLVLVAIILGVGIVATHTSSDREFSKLFHTAMEAIPGVGSVYTSFRRMSDVLIESDTSSFQEVKLIEFPNEGTYSFAFVTAEPPASVDDAARHDDLRTLFMPLAPNPVMGGFLIHVPAEQIYDVDLTVEEAVSAIVTSGVAIGDTDDATSLSADELAALGRYGGAGPASSESTEPTEPTDTEEAIVGATDGAEPAISKTNDGTARNEES from the coding sequence ATGTCCGATGTCGATGCCGCTGCGACGACCGCACCGGGGACGAACGCGGGAGTTCGCGAAACGCTCCGCGAGTGGGTGATCACTGGGGCCGCGCTCACGATCCCGTTTCTCATCACGGTGATGGTGCTCGCGTTCGTGTTGAACTTCGTCAGCGACCTCCTCACGCCGATCGTCGGTGTCGCGAGATATTTCGGGCTCGTCAGCCCGATGGTGGTGATGGCGCGCTCGCTCGGCCTCGGGCCGGAGTTCGGCTCCGTGCTCATCGAACTCGGGACGGTTCTCGTGCTGGTGGCGATCATCCTCGGCGTCGGGATCGTCGCCACCCACACTTCTTCCGACCGCGAGTTCTCGAAGCTCTTTCACACCGCAATGGAAGCGATTCCGGGGGTTGGATCGGTCTACACCAGCTTCCGGCGGATGAGCGACGTGTTGATCGAGAGCGACACGTCGAGCTTTCAGGAGGTGAAGCTCATCGAGTTCCCGAACGAAGGGACCTACTCCTTCGCGTTCGTGACCGCCGAACCGCCCGCCTCGGTCGACGATGCCGCACGCCACGACGACCTCCGAACGCTGTTCATGCCGCTCGCGCCGAACCCCGTGATGGGAGGGTTCCTGATCCACGTCCCAGCGGAGCAGATCTACGACGTGGATCTCACTGTCGAGGAGGCCGTCAGCGCGATCGTCACCAGCGGCGTCGCGATCGGCGACACCGACGACGCGACGAGTCTCTCGGCCGACGAACTCGCCGCGCTCGGGCGGTACGGCGGTGCCGGGCCTGCCAGTTCGGAGAGCACCGAACCGACCGAGCCCACCGATACCGAGGAGGCGATCGTGGGTGCGACGGACGGTGCCGAACCGGCGATCAGCAAGACTAACGACGGAACGGCCCGGAACGAGGAGTCGTGA
- a CDS encoding archease, protein MTFELREHTADVAVAADGSSLDGAFAAVADGLAAAMCESVPADGARFDLTASAENREALLYEYLAELIYQRDVRGVLPVDNQATIRHDGGAQEADAWQLDASARGVPLETVDAREVKAVTYSEMRIERTADGWRAYVVFDV, encoded by the coding sequence GTGACGTTCGAACTCCGGGAACACACGGCCGACGTCGCGGTCGCCGCCGACGGCTCTAGCCTCGACGGAGCCTTCGCGGCGGTCGCCGACGGACTGGCGGCGGCGATGTGCGAGTCGGTTCCGGCGGACGGCGCGCGTTTCGATCTCACCGCGTCGGCCGAAAACCGGGAGGCGCTGCTCTACGAGTACCTCGCGGAACTCATCTACCAACGCGACGTGAGGGGCGTTCTGCCGGTCGACAACCAGGCGACGATCCGACACGACGGCGGTGCGCAAGAGGCGGACGCCTGGCAGCTCGACGCGAGCGCACGTGGCGTCCCGCTCGAAACCGTCGACGCGCGGGAGGTGAAGGCAGTCACGTACTCCGAAATGCGCATCGAACGGACCGCCGACGGCTGGCGAGCCTACGTCGTGTTCGACGTGTAG
- a CDS encoding RtcB family protein, producing MDTYDADGITLERVEEYVWEIPQEGEMNAPARVLASEALLDEISDDMTLEQLKNSTHLPGVQKYAICMPDGHQGYGFPVGGVAGIDAENGCISPGAVGFDINCGVRMMTTNLTYADVEGHEEELVESLFANIPSGLGGGGVVESGIDTVEAILERGMDWALEEGYAVEDDLAHCEDEGRRPDADPGVVSQKAKDRGKNQIGSLGSGNHFLEVQRVTDVFREDVADAYGLTEDQIVVLIHCGSRGLGHQVCTEYTREVEQAHPGLLDRLPDKELAAAPAGSQLAEEYYGAMCAAINYAWVNRQLIMHRTREVFERVFDRSWEDMEMDLLYDVAHNIAKKEIHDVEGEERELYVHRKGATRAFPAGHPEVPSAYRDVGQPVIIPGSMGAGSYVLRGGEASLETTFGSTAHGAGRTMSRTQAKNEFWGEDVQDDLEEQKVYVKAQSGATVAEEAPGVYKDVDEVVRVSDELGIGDTVARTFPVCNIKG from the coding sequence ATGGACACCTACGACGCCGACGGGATCACGCTCGAACGAGTGGAGGAGTACGTCTGGGAGATCCCCCAAGAAGGGGAGATGAACGCGCCCGCACGGGTGCTCGCGAGCGAGGCGCTGCTGGACGAGATTTCGGACGACATGACGCTCGAACAGCTCAAGAACTCGACGCACCTTCCCGGTGTGCAAAAGTACGCGATCTGCATGCCCGACGGCCACCAGGGCTACGGTTTCCCGGTTGGCGGGGTCGCAGGAATCGACGCCGAGAACGGATGTATCTCGCCCGGAGCGGTGGGATTCGACATCAACTGCGGCGTCCGGATGATGACGACGAATCTGACCTACGCAGACGTCGAGGGCCACGAGGAAGAGCTGGTCGAGTCGCTGTTCGCGAACATCCCCTCGGGACTCGGCGGCGGTGGCGTGGTCGAGTCGGGCATCGACACCGTGGAGGCCATCCTCGAACGGGGAATGGACTGGGCGCTCGAAGAGGGCTACGCCGTCGAGGACGACCTCGCACACTGCGAGGACGAGGGTCGCCGACCGGACGCCGATCCAGGCGTGGTCTCACAGAAGGCGAAAGACCGCGGGAAGAACCAGATCGGGAGTCTCGGCTCGGGCAACCACTTCCTCGAAGTCCAGCGCGTGACCGACGTCTTCCGGGAGGACGTGGCGGATGCGTACGGCCTCACCGAGGACCAGATCGTGGTGTTGATCCACTGCGGGAGCCGGGGGCTGGGTCACCAGGTCTGTACCGAGTACACCCGCGAGGTTGAACAGGCCCATCCTGGGCTGCTCGATCGACTCCCGGACAAGGAGCTCGCGGCCGCACCCGCCGGGAGCCAACTCGCCGAGGAGTACTACGGCGCGATGTGTGCCGCGATCAACTACGCGTGGGTCAACCGCCAGCTCATCATGCACCGCACGCGCGAGGTGTTCGAGCGCGTCTTCGATCGCTCGTGGGAAGACATGGAGATGGATCTTCTCTATGACGTCGCGCACAACATCGCGAAGAAAGAGATTCACGATGTGGAGGGGGAGGAACGCGAACTGTACGTCCACCGGAAGGGCGCGACGCGGGCGTTCCCGGCCGGCCATCCGGAAGTCCCGAGCGCGTACCGCGACGTCGGCCAGCCCGTCATCATTCCGGGGAGCATGGGCGCGGGGAGCTACGTCCTCCGTGGCGGCGAGGCGTCGCTCGAAACGACGTTCGGCTCGACGGCCCACGGCGCGGGTCGGACGATGAGTCGGACTCAGGCGAAAAACGAGTTCTGGGGCGAGGACGTCCAGGACGACTTGGAAGAACAGAAGGTGTACGTGAAGGCCCAGAGCGGCGCGACGGTGGCCGAGGAGGCACCGGGCGTCTACAAGGATGTCGACGAGGTGGTGCGGGTCTCCGACGAGTTGGGAATCGGCGACACGGTCGCGCGGACGTTCCCGGTCTGCAACATCAAGGGCTGA